The Candidatus Margulisiibacteriota bacterium genome has a segment encoding these proteins:
- the carB gene encoding carbamoyl-phosphate synthase large subunit yields MPKRKDIKKILIIGSGPIIIGQACEFDYSGTQAVKALREEGYQVVLINSNPASIMTDPELADKTYIEPITPEVVEEIIKIEKPDAMLPTMGGQTALNIALVLSENGVLQKYGVELIGAKFEAIKKAEDRKLFKEAMKKINIQVPASDLAYSVADALKIAQRIGYPLIIRPAFTLGGTGGGIAYNVEELNNVVSNGLKESPIGQVLVEQSVIGWKEYELEVMKDKNDNVSIICSIENFDPMGVHTGDSITVAPAQTLTDKEYQRLRDYSIAIMREIGVDTGGSNIQFAVNPDNGDVIVIEMNPRVSRSSALASKATGFPIAKIAAKLAVGLTLDEIPNDITRETPASFEPTIDYVVVKIPRFAFEKFRNTNEILNTTMKSVGEAMSIGRTFKESMNKALRSMEIGHYGFDEGKDVELKVLKDKLIFPNASRVFYIKSAFKKGLSIDDIFELTKIDRWFLNQLWELYELELKIEQEKPLSKETLKQAKSWGFSDNFLARLTGASEKEIMALRKKHKIIPVYKMVDTCGAEFVAKTPYYYSTYDEEDEIMDTKKDKIMVLGGGPNRIGQGIEFDYCCVHASLAIRDMGLESIMVNSNPETVSTDYDISDHLFFEPLTFEDVMAIIDREKPKGVIVQFGGQTPLKLANRLMEAGAPIIGTSPKSIDVAEDRELFGELVNRLKLLQPENGIARNFEEARKIAGKIGYPVVVRPSYVLGGRAMEVVYDEVDLKRYMAEAVIVSEDKPILIDRFLEEAVEIDVDALADEHECVIAGIMEHIEEAGIHSGDSACILPTQHISEKILEEIKYITKTLARELKVIGLMNIQLAVKGQKVYILEVNPRASRTVPFVSKATGVAWAKIATKVMLGKTIKELGVKEVIPKHVSVKEAVLPFNKFSNQDTILGPEMKSTGEVMGISDNFGSAFAKSQIAAGEKFPTGGTVFVSVNDRDKLKVVPIVQKLIELGFNIISTKGTANVLKENNLKVKEVLKVHEGRPNITDMIRNKEIQLIINTPLGKTAHIDDKVIRQTALKYKAFTITTISAASAAAYAIEKVQMNKFQVKSLQEYYQG; encoded by the coding sequence ATGCCAAAACGAAAAGACATAAAAAAAATTTTGATTATAGGTTCAGGCCCGATCATTATCGGACAGGCCTGTGAATTTGACTATTCCGGGACCCAGGCAGTCAAGGCTTTGCGTGAAGAAGGTTATCAGGTAGTGCTGATTAACAGTAATCCGGCCTCGATCATGACCGATCCGGAATTGGCCGATAAAACTTATATAGAACCTATTACTCCGGAAGTCGTTGAAGAGATTATAAAAATCGAAAAACCGGATGCCATGTTGCCCACAATGGGCGGACAGACCGCTCTGAATATTGCTCTGGTTCTTTCTGAAAACGGTGTGCTGCAAAAGTACGGTGTAGAGCTTATCGGTGCCAAATTTGAAGCCATTAAAAAGGCAGAAGACCGCAAACTGTTCAAAGAAGCCATGAAGAAAATAAATATACAGGTGCCGGCTTCGGACCTGGCCTATTCTGTGGCTGATGCTTTAAAGATTGCGCAGAGAATAGGATATCCGCTAATTATCAGGCCGGCGTTTACCCTGGGTGGTACAGGCGGAGGCATAGCTTACAATGTGGAAGAACTGAATAATGTAGTCAGTAACGGTCTTAAAGAAAGCCCCATCGGTCAGGTGCTTGTTGAACAGTCGGTGATCGGCTGGAAAGAATATGAACTTGAGGTAATGAAAGACAAAAACGATAATGTTTCCATTATTTGTTCCATCGAGAATTTTGATCCTATGGGAGTGCATACAGGGGATAGTATTACAGTAGCACCGGCCCAAACACTTACTGATAAAGAATATCAACGCCTTCGAGATTACTCTATAGCTATTATGCGGGAAATAGGAGTAGATACCGGAGGTAGCAACATCCAATTCGCTGTTAATCCGGATAACGGAGATGTAATTGTAATAGAAATGAACCCCAGAGTATCGCGCAGTTCAGCGCTGGCTTCCAAGGCTACCGGCTTCCCGATTGCCAAAATTGCCGCCAAGCTGGCAGTCGGCCTTACTCTTGATGAAATACCCAATGATATTACCAGAGAAACACCGGCATCTTTTGAGCCGACCATAGATTACGTGGTAGTAAAAATTCCCAGGTTCGCCTTTGAAAAATTTCGCAACACTAACGAGATATTAAATACGACCATGAAATCTGTGGGTGAAGCCATGTCTATCGGCAGAACTTTTAAAGAATCCATGAACAAGGCTTTGCGGTCTATGGAAATAGGCCACTATGGTTTTGACGAAGGCAAAGATGTTGAGCTGAAAGTACTCAAGGATAAACTTATTTTTCCTAATGCCTCAAGAGTATTTTATATAAAATCCGCTTTTAAAAAAGGTCTTTCTATAGATGATATTTTTGAGCTGACCAAAATAGACCGCTGGTTCCTTAACCAGCTTTGGGAATTATATGAGTTGGAACTGAAAATTGAGCAGGAAAAACCATTGTCCAAAGAAACTTTAAAACAAGCAAAGAGCTGGGGCTTTTCCGATAATTTTCTGGCCAGATTAACTGGTGCTTCAGAAAAAGAGATCATGGCCCTGAGAAAAAAACACAAGATTATTCCTGTCTATAAAATGGTAGACACCTGCGGCGCGGAATTTGTGGCCAAGACGCCTTATTATTATTCCACTTACGATGAAGAAGATGAGATAATGGATACTAAAAAAGATAAAATTATGGTGCTGGGCGGCGGCCCAAACAGGATAGGGCAGGGTATAGAGTTTGATTACTGCTGTGTCCATGCTTCTCTGGCAATTCGCGATATGGGGCTGGAATCTATTATGGTGAACAGCAACCCTGAAACTGTAAGTACCGATTACGATATATCCGATCATCTGTTTTTTGAACCGTTAACCTTTGAAGATGTTATGGCCATTATCGACAGAGAAAAACCCAAAGGTGTTATCGTCCAGTTTGGCGGACAGACACCCTTAAAGCTGGCTAACCGGCTCATGGAAGCAGGTGCGCCCATTATAGGTACTTCACCGAAATCCATTGATGTGGCCGAAGATCGTGAATTATTCGGGGAACTGGTGAATAGACTGAAATTATTACAACCTGAAAATGGTATCGCCCGCAATTTCGAGGAAGCCAGAAAAATTGCCGGAAAGATCGGCTATCCGGTGGTTGTCCGTCCTTCTTATGTTCTTGGCGGCCGGGCCATGGAAGTTGTTTATGACGAAGTTGACCTTAAACGTTATATGGCCGAGGCTGTTATAGTCTCCGAAGACAAACCTATACTTATTGATCGTTTTCTTGAAGAAGCAGTGGAAATAGATGTGGACGCTCTGGCCGATGAACATGAGTGCGTTATAGCCGGTATCATGGAACATATAGAAGAAGCAGGTATCCATTCCGGAGACAGTGCCTGCATACTTCCGACACAGCATATAAGCGAAAAAATACTGGAAGAAATAAAATATATCACCAAAACACTGGCCAGGGAACTGAAAGTAATCGGACTTATGAATATTCAACTGGCAGTTAAGGGTCAAAAAGTATACATTCTGGAAGTAAATCCCAGAGCATCGAGGACAGTGCCCTTTGTGTCCAAAGCTACAGGAGTGGCCTGGGCAAAGATCGCAACCAAAGTTATGTTGGGCAAAACCATCAAAGAACTGGGTGTGAAAGAAGTAATACCTAAACATGTATCTGTTAAAGAAGCTGTGTTGCCGTTTAATAAATTCAGCAATCAGGATACAATCCTTGGCCCGGAAATGAAATCAACCGGAGAGGTGATGGGCATATCTGATAATTTCGGCAGTGCTTTTGCCAAATCACAAATAGCGGCCGGTGAAAAGTTTCCGACCGGCGGGACGGTTTTTGTCTCGGTAAACGATCGTGATAAACTGAAAGTGGTCCCAATTGTTCAGAAACTGATTGAATTAGGTTTTAATATAATATCAACCAAAGGTACGGCCAATGTCCTGAAAGAAAATAATCTTAAGGTAAAAGAAGTATTAAAAGTTCATGAAGGTCGTCCCAATATTACGGATATGATCCGCAACAAGGAAATTCAGCTGATTATTAACACCCCGCTGGGTAAAACTGCGCATATAGATGATAAGGTTATTCGTCAGACCGCTCTTAAATATAAGGCATTCACTATAACTACAATTTCTGCGGCTTCAGCCGCGGCTTACGCTATAGAGAAAGTACAGATGAATAAATTTCAGGTTAAATCGCTGCAGGAATATTATCAGGGCTGA
- a CDS encoding class I SAM-dependent methyltransferase codes for MKITNYNDTDYEQGFWSERLYEDLIEKYNIQKLLNKEYGSFIDIGGGFGRLVPVYIDRVKTESVLLDYSDKLLDSAKAKYNDIKKLKPVQGSFYELPFKDNNFDGGLSVRVLHHVENVPQYLKELNRVLKKDAIFILEYANKRNLLEIIRFFLGRSKIKPFSVEPDNRSDKGLTINFHPLYIKKMLDEHGFVVEKMIASSLFRMPILKKFIGQKMLYNMEKMIPAFLKNGALSPSIFLRIRKK; via the coding sequence ATGAAAATTACTAACTACAATGATACGGACTATGAGCAAGGCTTCTGGTCCGAGCGTTTATATGAAGACCTCATTGAAAAATATAACATTCAGAAACTTTTAAATAAGGAATACGGCTCTTTTATAGATATCGGTGGTGGCTTTGGCCGTCTGGTACCGGTTTATATAGATAGGGTAAAAACAGAATCTGTCTTGCTGGATTACTCCGATAAACTGCTGGATAGCGCCAAGGCCAAATATAATGATATCAAAAAATTGAAACCGGTACAGGGCAGCTTCTATGAGTTACCTTTTAAAGATAACAATTTTGATGGCGGCTTATCAGTAAGAGTACTGCATCATGTGGAAAACGTTCCGCAATACTTGAAAGAACTGAATAGGGTTTTAAAAAAAGACGCGATTTTTATTTTGGAGTACGCCAATAAAAGGAATCTGTTGGAAATAATCAGGTTTTTTCTGGGCCGCAGCAAAATAAAACCATTTTCCGTAGAACCGGATAACCGCAGCGACAAAGGCCTGACCATAAATTTTCATCCGCTATACATTAAAAAGATGCTGGATGAACATGGTTTTGTCGTTGAAAAAATGATTGCTTCTTCTTTATTCAGAATGCCAATTCTAAAAAAATTCATAGGGCAAAAAATGTTGTATAATATGGAAAAAATGATTCCTGCTTTTTTAAAAAACGGGGCATTAAGTCCCAGTATTTTTTTAAGGATAAGAAAAAAATAA